From a single Ovis aries strain OAR_USU_Benz2616 breed Rambouillet chromosome 23, ARS-UI_Ramb_v3.0, whole genome shotgun sequence genomic region:
- the SIGLEC15 gene encoding sialic acid-binding Ig-like lectin 15, with amino-acid sequence MEGPFRLLACLVCIVPMGSLVRTKRDTTGNLLNTEMNSAPSQRWSMQVPAEVSATAGEAAVLPCTFTHPHRHYDGPLTAIWRAGEPFTGPQVFRCAAARGSELCQTALSLHGRFRLLGNPRRNDLSLRIERLALADDGRYFCRVEFAGDIHDRYESRQGVRLRVTAAPRIVNISVLPGPGHAFHALCTAEGEPPPALAWSGPALGNGSAATRSPGHDHGHQVTAELPALAHDGRYTCTASNSLGRAEASVYLFRFHGASGASATALLLGALGLKALLLLGVLGVRAAAHHRLEHPVTPDAPPRPQAQESNYENLNQMSPRGPPAAVCSP; translated from the exons ATGGAAGGGCCCTTCCGACTCCTGGCTTGCTTGGTGTGCATCGTCCCGATGG GATCACTTGTGAGGACTAAAAGAGATACCACTGGGAACTTGCTCAACACAGAGATGAACA GTGCGCCCTCGCAGCGCTGGTCCATGCAGGTGCCTGCCGAGGTGAGCGCGACGGCGGGCGAGGCCGCGGTGCTGCCCTGCACCTTCACGCACCCGCACCGCCACTACGACGGGCCGCTCACGGCCATCTGGCGCGCGGGCGAGCCGTTCACCGGCCCGCAGGTGTTCCGCTGCGCCGCGGCGCGCGGCAGCGAGCTGTGCCAGACGGCGCTCAGCCTGCACGGCCGCTTCCGGCTGCTCGGCAACCCGCGCCGCAACGACCTGTCGCTGCGCATCGAGCGCCTGGCGCTGGCCGACGACGGCCGCTACTTCTGCCGCGTCGAGTTCGCGGGCGACATCCACGACCGCTACGAGAGCCGCCAGGGCGTCCGGCTCCGCGTGACGG CCGCCCCGCGGATCGTCAACATCTCTGTGCTGCCAGGCCCGGGGCACGCCTTCCACGCGCTCTGCACCGCTGAAGGGGAGCCACCGCCCGCCCTCGCCTGGTCCGGCCCGGCCCTGGGCAACGGCTCGGCCGCCACGCGAAGCCCAGGTCATGATCACGGCCACCAGGTGACCGCCGAGCTGCCCGCGCTGGCCCACGACGGCCGCTACACGTGTACGGCCTCCAACAGCCTGGGCCGCGCCGAAGCCAGCGTCTACTTGTTTCGTTTTCACGGCGCCTCTGGGGCCTCGGCGACTGCCCTCCTGCTAGGCGCGCTCGGCCtcaaggcactgctgctgctcgGTGTTCTGGGCGTTCGGGCCGCTGCCCATCATCGCCTAG AGCACCCAGTCACCCCGGACGCTCCGCCAAG GCCCCAGGCTCAGGAGTCCAATTATGAGAATTTGAACCAGATGAGCCCCCGGGGCCCACCAGCAGCTGTGTGCTCACCATGA